In one window of Candidatus Binatia bacterium DNA:
- a CDS encoding cupin domain-containing protein, producing the protein MLVRNREQVEVVTYSGEAKGVEMRPLITDKEGAPHFAMRVFNLTPEGYTPYHTHDWEHEVYILAGIGAVRGKQGERPLRPGDSVFIAPNEEHQFRAGSDGLQFICCVPNHQPA; encoded by the coding sequence ATGCTGGTGCGCAACCGGGAACAGGTTGAGGTCGTGACGTACTCCGGCGAAGCCAAGGGCGTGGAGATGCGCCCGCTGATTACCGACAAAGAAGGCGCGCCCCACTTTGCCATGCGCGTCTTCAACCTGACCCCCGAAGGCTACACTCCGTATCACACGCACGATTGGGAGCATGAAGTCTACATCCTCGCCGGCATCGGCGCCGTGCGCGGGAAACAGGGCGAACGCCCGCTGCGGCCGGGGGACTCGGTCTTCATCGCTCCGAACGAGGAGCACCAGTTCCGTGCCGGCTCCGACGGCCTCCAGTTCATCTGCTGCGTGCCGAATCATCAACCAGCTTGA